From Strigops habroptila isolate Jane chromosome 10, bStrHab1.2.pri, whole genome shotgun sequence, one genomic window encodes:
- the PDCD2 gene encoding programmed cell death protein 2, translated as MAAGVELGFAAAVGPAEAWRLRSAYFPSKVGGRPAWLGEAGLPGPTALRCGRCQQPCAFLLQLYAPLRDRPDAFHRTLFVFACRGAACYRLPGPRGPLCVFRNQLPRRNSIYPEEPPPEEPPPDPAAAAGPPRRLRGGAALCRICGCLGPHACGRCRRVGYCGPEHQALDWRRGHRRSCEQHAASGDGSVDAIPEHNEFLFPEYEILIEPEEPEFLADSTVNPNDEQGAVETSKDLKEQEEFRVTSSAGEACQSLDEETLEAMARHETEDDKIFQMFKERIAVEPEQIIRYCREGEGPIWVSGENIPEEKDIPNCLCGARRIFEFQIMPQLLNHLQVDSLGESIDWGTLVVYTCADNCGDGNEYMEEFIWKQDFSASSVCLPSSYKAESSK; from the exons ATGGCGGCCGGCGTGGAGCTGGGCTTCGCGGCGGCTGTGGGGCCGGCCGAGGCCTGGCGGCTGCGCAGCGCCTACTTCCCCAGCAAGGTCGGGGGGCGGCCGGCGTGGCTGGGCGAGGCCGGGCTGCCGGGCCCCACCGCCCTGCGCTGCGGCCGCTGCCAGCAGCCCTGCGccttcctgctccagctgtACGCGCCGCTGCGGGACCGCCCCGATGCCTTCCACCGCACCCTCTTCGTCTTCGCCTGCCGCGGCGCCGCTTGCTACCGCCTCCCGGGCCCGCGGGGGCCCCTCTGCG TGTTCCGGAACCAGCTGCCGCGGCGGAACAGCATCTACCCCGAGGAGCCGCCCCCCGAGGAGCCGCCCCCCGaccctgccgccgccgccggtcCTCCCCGCCGGCTCCGCGGCGGCGCCGCGCTCTGCCGCATCTGCGGCTGCCTGGGGCCGCACGCCTGCGGGCGCTGCCGCCGCGTCGGGTACTGCGGCCCCGAGCACCAGGCGCTGGACTGGCGGCGGGGGCACCGGCGCTCCTGCGAGCAGCACGCCGCCAGCGGAG atGGCTCGGTGGATGCAATTCCAGAGCATAATGAGTTCCTTTTTCCAGAATATGAAATTTTGATAGAACCTGAGGAACCAGAATTCCTTGCTGACAGCACTGTAAATCCCAATGATGAACAAGGAGCTGTAGAGACATCAAAGGACCTGAAAGAACAAGAGGAATTCCGTGTCACAAGCAGTGCAG gtGAAGCATGTCAATCCTTAGATGAAGAGACATTGGAAGCTATGGCAAGACATGAGACTGAAGATGACAAGATTTTCCAAATGTTTAAAGAACGAATAGCTGTCGAACCAGAGCAG ATTATTAGATactgcagagaaggagaaggcCCAATCTGGGTATCAGGTGAAAATATAcctgaagaaaaagatatcCCAAATTGCTTGTGTGGTGCCAGAAGAATTTTTGAATTCCAG ATTATGCCACAGCTCCTGAACCACCTTCAGGTTGACAGCCTGGGAGAGAGCATTGACTGGGGAACGCTGGTGGTGTACACTTGTGCTGACAACTGCGGTGACGGAAATGAATACATGGAGGAGTTCATATGGAAACAAGACTTCTCTGCAAGCTCTGTTTGCCTTCCCTCGAGTTACAAAGCTGAATCCTCTAAATAG